A single Amphiprion ocellaris isolate individual 3 ecotype Okinawa chromosome 15, ASM2253959v1, whole genome shotgun sequence DNA region contains:
- the LOC111571071 gene encoding vesicle-associated membrane protein 2-like yields the protein MSTPEGGAASGAPEGEGGPPAPAPNLTSNRRLQQTQAQVDEVVDIMRVNVDKVLERDQKLSELDDRADALQAGASQFESSAAKLKNKYWWKNCKMMIIMAIVGIIFVGVIFLYFFY from the exons AT GTCGACTCCAGAAGGAGGAGCTGCTTCAGGGGCCCCGGAGGGCGAAGGAGGCCCTCCGGCTCCGGCCCCAAACCTGACCAGCAACAGACGCCTGCagcagactcaggctcaggtggACGAG GTGGTGGACATCATGCGTGTGAACGTGGACAAAGTCCTGGAAAGAGATCAGAAGCTGTCAGAGCTGGACGACCGGGCCGATGCCTTGCAGGCCGGAGCCTCGCAGTTCGAGAGCAGCGCTGCAAAACTCAAGAACAAGTACTGGTGGAAGAACTGCAAg aTGATGATCATCATGGCGATCGTAGGCATTATATTTGTGGGCGTCATTTTCT TGTATTTCTTCTACTGA